Proteins from a single region of Dysosmobacter acutus:
- a CDS encoding terminase small subunit → MKETCAGGDRQKFCEVYLRTMDPEQAAAEAGCRDGFSALSRKSVQEQLEKMREAAAGQLKREDVLRRLAQLAFGRVNDAIRLALHEGTYDPDGLDLSAVAEFKATDRGLEVKFVDRVRALEALYSLLGDGAPDGAMDFFQALEDAGGE, encoded by the coding sequence ATGAAAGAGACGTGCGCTGGAGGAGACCGGCAGAAGTTCTGCGAGGTGTATCTGCGGACCATGGACCCGGAACAGGCCGCCGCTGAGGCGGGCTGCCGGGACGGGTTTTCCGCCCTGTCCCGAAAAAGCGTACAGGAGCAGCTGGAAAAGATGCGGGAAGCGGCGGCGGGGCAGCTCAAGCGGGAAGATGTGCTGCGGCGTTTGGCGCAGCTGGCCTTTGGGCGGGTCAATGACGCCATCCGGCTGGCCCTTCATGAGGGGACGTACGACCCTGATGGGCTGGACCTGTCCGCTGTGGCGGAGTTCAAGGCGACGGACAGAGGGCTGGAGGTGAAGTTCGTGGACCGGGTGCGGGCCCTTGAGGCGCTTTACTCCCTGTTAGGAGATGGAGCGCCAGACGGGGCCATGGACTTTTTTCAGGCGCTTGAGGATGCCGGAGGCGAATGA
- a CDS encoding PBSX family phage terminase large subunit — translation MKIRRFSPKQRKVLTWWVRDNYHEAIICDGAVRSGKTLCMGISFVCWAMRCFDRRQFGLCGKSIISLRRNVLSELLPYLRQLGFQCLEKRSENLILIRHGSRENRFYLFGGYDESSAALIQGITFAGVLLDEVALMPRSFVEQACARCSVSGSRLWFSCNPEGPQHWFYQEWILKSRERHALYLHFTMEDNPALSERIRVRYRNSYSGIFYRRFVLGEWTAAQGLIYDFFEPESCCVPPPEGEMERYCISVDYGTANPTSCGFWGLRNNVWYRLREYYYNSRKEGCQKTDAEYVEAIRALADGRPLAAVLVDPSAASFIEALRREGFSVERAKNDVADGIRVTADLLKRKRIVICDTCGDCIREMGLYTWDERMGHDAPKKENDHAMDDMRYFAMWVRKQEEGGFAATYVER, via the coding sequence ATGAAGATCAGACGGTTTTCCCCCAAGCAAAGGAAAGTTCTGACCTGGTGGGTGAGGGACAATTACCACGAGGCGATCATATGTGACGGGGCCGTGCGAAGCGGAAAGACACTGTGCATGGGCATTTCATTTGTCTGCTGGGCAATGCGCTGCTTTGACCGCAGGCAGTTTGGCCTGTGCGGAAAGAGCATTATATCTCTGCGGCGCAATGTGCTCAGCGAGCTGCTGCCCTATTTGAGGCAGCTTGGCTTTCAGTGTCTCGAAAAGCGTTCGGAGAATCTGATTCTGATCCGGCATGGCAGCCGGGAGAACCGCTTCTATCTTTTTGGAGGCTACGATGAGTCCAGCGCCGCGCTGATCCAGGGCATTACCTTTGCCGGGGTGTTGTTGGACGAGGTGGCACTGATGCCCCGCTCCTTTGTGGAGCAGGCCTGCGCCCGGTGCTCCGTATCGGGAAGCAGACTGTGGTTCAGCTGCAACCCCGAAGGGCCACAGCACTGGTTTTACCAGGAGTGGATTTTAAAGAGCCGGGAGCGACACGCCCTGTATCTCCACTTTACCATGGAGGACAATCCGGCCCTTTCCGAGCGGATCCGCGTTCGCTACCGAAACTCCTACAGCGGAATTTTCTACCGCAGGTTCGTTCTGGGGGAGTGGACCGCCGCACAGGGTCTGATCTACGACTTTTTTGAGCCGGAGAGCTGCTGTGTTCCGCCCCCGGAGGGGGAGATGGAGCGCTACTGCATTTCCGTGGACTATGGGACGGCCAACCCCACCTCCTGCGGATTCTGGGGGCTCAGGAACAATGTGTGGTACAGACTGCGGGAGTACTACTACAATTCCCGGAAAGAGGGCTGCCAAAAGACGGACGCCGAATACGTGGAGGCCATCCGTGCTCTGGCGGATGGGCGGCCGCTGGCGGCGGTGCTGGTGGATCCCTCCGCCGCCAGCTTCATCGAGGCTCTTCGGCGGGAGGGGTTCTCTGTGGAGCGGGCCAAAAACGACGTGGCCGACGGAATCCGGGTGACGGCGGACCTTCTGAAGCGGAAGCGGATCGTAATCTGCGACACCTGCGGCGACTGCATCCGGGAGATGGGGCTGTACACCTGGGATGAACGTATGGGCCACGATGCACCCAAAAAGGAAAACGACCACGCCATGGACGACATGCGCTATTTTGCCATGTGGGTGCGCAAGCAGGAGGAGGGCGGCTTTGCCGCCACCTATGTGGAGCGGTGA
- a CDS encoding phage portal protein — translation MSFWKKKETAPAFVQLRQPDQHPFGLLNNCVPMRGGETQLCRAVREAVPIVDAAIYKLIRLVGGVRVQCPQARADEALNHFLKTVNVGRGQFGLNSFVDCYVDSLLTCGRAIGEIVPERGNRDIAALLCGRVDNLEIREGHSPLEFVICGPDEHGAVVPLPYQNLLLFTPLNPEADNPYGVSLLRSLPFLSDILMKIYNTIGVNWERCGNVRFAVVYKPQEKELSGVQAQERGQQLAKEWASAMQSTKSGSVRDFVAVGDVDIRVIGADNQILDSEVPVRQILEQIVAKTGIPPFMLGLSWSSTERMSSQQADLLTTEITAIRRTLTPMLERICRLWLRMQGMSDQVEILWDDINLQDELEEARAALYKEQARKLRIENDAAEVRQ, via the coding sequence ATGAGCTTTTGGAAAAAGAAGGAGACGGCACCCGCGTTTGTTCAGCTGCGCCAACCGGATCAGCATCCCTTTGGACTGCTGAACAACTGCGTGCCCATGCGCGGAGGCGAAACGCAGCTCTGCCGCGCGGTGCGGGAGGCGGTGCCCATTGTGGACGCGGCCATCTACAAGCTGATCCGCCTGGTGGGAGGCGTTCGGGTCCAATGCCCGCAGGCCCGGGCGGATGAGGCGCTGAATCATTTTTTGAAGACGGTCAACGTGGGGCGCGGCCAGTTTGGGCTGAACTCCTTTGTGGACTGCTATGTGGATTCTCTGCTGACCTGCGGCAGGGCCATCGGAGAAATTGTGCCGGAGCGGGGAAACCGGGATATTGCGGCCCTCCTCTGCGGACGGGTGGACAACCTGGAGATCCGGGAGGGGCACAGCCCGCTGGAGTTTGTGATCTGCGGCCCCGACGAACACGGAGCCGTCGTTCCGCTGCCCTATCAGAACCTGCTGCTGTTTACGCCCCTCAACCCGGAGGCGGACAACCCCTATGGCGTGTCGCTGCTGCGCTCGCTGCCCTTTTTGAGCGATATCCTGATGAAGATATACAACACCATCGGCGTCAACTGGGAGCGGTGCGGAAACGTCCGGTTTGCCGTGGTCTACAAGCCCCAGGAGAAGGAGCTTTCCGGCGTGCAGGCCCAGGAGCGCGGGCAGCAGCTTGCAAAAGAGTGGGCCAGCGCCATGCAGAGCACGAAAAGCGGAAGCGTCCGGGACTTTGTGGCCGTGGGCGATGTGGACATCCGGGTCATTGGGGCCGACAACCAAATCTTAGACAGCGAAGTGCCGGTCCGGCAGATTCTGGAGCAGATTGTGGCCAAGACGGGAATTCCGCCCTTTATGCTGGGGCTGAGCTGGTCCTCCACGGAGCGGATGAGTTCCCAGCAGGCGGACCTTCTGACCACGGAGATCACGGCCATCCGGCGGACGCTGACGCCCATGCTGGAGAGAATCTGCCGGCTGTGGCTCAGAATGCAGGGCATGAGCGACCAGGTGGAAATCCTGTGGGATGACATCAATCTCCAGGATGAGTTGGAAGAGGCCAGGGCGGCCCTTTACAAAGAACAGGCAAGAAAGCTGCGGATTGAAAACGACGCGGCGGAAGTGCGGCAGTGA
- a CDS encoding phage major capsid protein has product MAYHFDNLKLDKGMYAQSGKSFTQTLEELDPSESYRGTALEGMDAFQRQLKRFDIHVKGVGSDMVEKFFHTTDSAVLFPEFVSRVVRQGMESENILPNITATVTNFDGMDYRSIASVPTEEEKSLRRVEEGSEIPTTSIRTQENLVRLHKRGRMLVASYEAIRFQRLDLFSVTLRQIGAYIARMHLEDAISVILNGDGNNNAAKSFAVGTKPIGGTAGALSYDALLDFWAQFDPYALNTMLVADDVMLAMLKLSEFQNPLTGLNFQGTGTLTSPLGAKLLRTSAMPAGKMIGLDKNYALEMINGSGVTVEYDKLIDRQLERAAITSISGFAKLYSDASKVLAV; this is encoded by the coding sequence ATGGCCTATCATTTTGACAATTTGAAGCTGGACAAGGGCATGTACGCCCAGTCCGGCAAGAGCTTTACCCAGACCCTGGAGGAGCTGGACCCCAGCGAAAGCTACCGGGGCACCGCCCTGGAGGGAATGGACGCCTTCCAGCGCCAGCTCAAGCGCTTTGACATCCATGTCAAGGGTGTCGGAAGCGATATGGTGGAGAAGTTTTTCCACACCACGGATTCCGCCGTGCTGTTCCCTGAGTTCGTATCCCGGGTGGTGCGCCAGGGCATGGAGTCGGAAAACATCCTGCCTAACATCACCGCCACGGTGACCAATTTTGACGGTATGGACTACCGCTCCATTGCCTCCGTGCCCACGGAGGAGGAAAAGTCTCTCCGGCGTGTGGAGGAGGGCAGCGAAATTCCAACCACCTCCATCCGCACCCAGGAAAACCTGGTGCGGCTGCACAAGCGGGGCCGGATGCTGGTGGCGTCCTATGAGGCCATCCGCTTCCAGCGGCTGGACCTTTTCTCCGTGACGCTGCGCCAGATCGGCGCCTACATCGCAAGGATGCACCTGGAGGACGCCATCTCCGTTATCCTCAATGGCGACGGAAACAACAACGCCGCCAAGAGCTTTGCCGTGGGCACCAAGCCCATCGGCGGCACCGCGGGCGCTTTGAGCTATGACGCGCTGCTGGACTTCTGGGCCCAGTTTGACCCCTATGCCCTGAACACCATGCTGGTTGCAGACGATGTGATGCTGGCCATGCTGAAACTCAGTGAATTCCAGAATCCGCTGACCGGATTGAACTTCCAGGGCACCGGCACATTGACCTCCCCTCTGGGGGCAAAGCTGCTGCGCACCTCCGCCATGCCGGCCGGCAAGATGATTGGCCTGGACAAGAACTACGCCCTTGAGATGATCAACGGCAGCGGCGTGACGGTGGAGTATGACAAGCTGATCGACCGGCAGCTGGAGCGGGCCGCGATCACCAGCATCTCCGGCTTTGCAAAGCTCTACAGCGACGCCTCCAAGGTGCTGGCGGTGTGA
- a CDS encoding phage tail sheath C-terminal domain-containing protein produces the protein MSTVHERPGVYSSYDASAVLNGGAAIRIIGLAASATKGTANEAVTLTSYAAGLAAFGEDAAGSAGMSTLLKLLFAGGASTVVAAAVEEKTVSGYTAAFDVLAQQENIQIVVCDSADAEVHQTLRQSVESASQNRRERIAVVGSSAKSAVQLKDHAAQINSERVVLVGPDALDESGKTLPGTCSAAAVAAAIAVNRDPAVPLNGAKLYGLGGVSQRYSDNDIDLLVQGGVTPLEEVAGVISPVRGVTTRTTTGGVADSTWRELTTILIVDNVIPTIRSSLRSKFTRTKNTAQTRGAIRSQVVVDLESKVKAEIIDSYGEVSVSVSEENPTVCLVEFSFAVAHGLNQIYLTAHITV, from the coding sequence TTGAGTACAGTTCATGAGCGTCCCGGAGTCTATTCCTCCTACGACGCATCCGCCGTTTTAAACGGCGGCGCCGCCATCCGGATCATCGGTCTGGCGGCTTCAGCCACAAAGGGGACGGCCAATGAAGCCGTGACTCTGACCAGCTATGCTGCGGGGCTTGCCGCCTTTGGCGAGGACGCCGCAGGCAGCGCGGGCATGTCCACGCTGCTGAAGCTGCTGTTTGCCGGCGGCGCGTCCACTGTGGTGGCGGCCGCGGTGGAAGAGAAGACGGTCAGCGGCTATACCGCGGCCTTCGATGTCCTGGCCCAGCAGGAGAATATTCAGATTGTGGTCTGCGACAGCGCGGACGCCGAGGTGCATCAGACGCTGAGGCAGAGTGTGGAATCCGCCTCCCAAAACCGCAGGGAACGCATCGCGGTGGTGGGGAGCAGTGCCAAAAGCGCGGTACAGCTCAAGGACCACGCGGCTCAGATTAACAGTGAGCGTGTGGTGCTGGTGGGCCCTGACGCGCTGGACGAGTCCGGAAAGACCCTGCCCGGCACCTGCAGCGCGGCGGCAGTGGCCGCGGCCATCGCGGTCAACCGGGACCCGGCCGTGCCCCTCAACGGCGCAAAGCTTTACGGCCTGGGCGGGGTGAGTCAGCGCTACAGCGACAACGATATTGATCTGCTGGTGCAGGGGGGCGTGACGCCGCTGGAGGAGGTGGCGGGTGTGATTTCCCCTGTCCGCGGCGTTACCACCCGCACCACCACAGGAGGCGTGGCCGACAGTACCTGGCGGGAGCTGACCACCATCCTGATTGTGGACAATGTGATTCCCACCATCCGCAGCTCTCTGCGCAGCAAGTTCACCCGCACCAAAAATACCGCCCAGACAAGAGGAGCCATCCGCTCCCAGGTGGTGGTGGACCTGGAGAGCAAGGTCAAGGCGGAGATCATCGACAGTTACGGCGAGGTGTCGGTGAGCGTATCGGAGGAAAATCCCACCGTCTGCCTGGTGGAGTTCAGCTTTGCCGTGGCCCATGGGCTCAATCAGATCTATCTGACGGCCCACATTACGGTTTAA